A region of Acidimicrobiales bacterium DNA encodes the following proteins:
- a CDS encoding alanine racemase: MSGPSIDPTAVADRIHDLEERLANLSGGRTRLLPVTKAFGPEAVEAVLAAGHSAVGENYAQEILAKDDALAGWDVAWHVIGSVQRNKVRRLAGRVAVWQTVDRPTLVSEIARRAPGDRIMVQVDPLGLPGKGGCPPGAVEDLVGQALDAGLQVDGLMTVGAQGDTAATGRAFRVVADLADALGLVERSMGMTEDLEQAVASGSTLVRVGRALFGDRPPRGGR; encoded by the coding sequence GTGAGCGGTCCTTCGATCGACCCAACAGCGGTTGCCGACCGTATCCATGACCTCGAGGAACGGCTGGCCAACCTAAGCGGCGGACGGACCCGCCTCCTCCCGGTGACCAAGGCATTCGGACCGGAGGCTGTGGAAGCGGTGTTGGCCGCTGGACACAGCGCGGTGGGGGAGAATTACGCCCAGGAGATCCTGGCCAAGGACGACGCCCTGGCTGGCTGGGACGTGGCGTGGCACGTCATCGGTAGCGTCCAGCGCAATAAGGTTCGACGCCTGGCCGGACGGGTGGCGGTCTGGCAGACCGTGGATCGGCCGACCCTGGTGTCCGAGATCGCCCGACGAGCTCCGGGAGACCGGATCATGGTGCAGGTCGATCCGCTCGGCCTTCCCGGCAAGGGAGGCTGCCCGCCCGGCGCCGTGGAGGACCTGGTCGGGCAGGCCCTGGATGCAGGGCTTCAGGTCGACGGCCTGATGACGGTCGGCGCCCAGGGCGATACCGCGGCCACCGGTCGGGCCTTCCGGGTGGTGGCTGACCTGGCCGACGCACTGGGTCTCGTAGAGCGCTCGATGGGGATGACCGAAGACCTCGAACAGGCCGTGGCGAGCGGCTCGACTCTGGTTCGGGTCGGTCGGGCACTTTTCGGAGACCGTCCTCCTCGGGGTGGGCGCTGA
- a CDS encoding polyphenol oxidase family protein yields MARELVRRSLPSGQTARVVMSEAADGDLAVGGPEDVLTFRRKAVVAGPWAWLHQVHGTTVVDVSEPGAGSGRSADALVTATTVAPLSVQVADCVPVALISPTGVVAIAHAGWRGLADGVLEQTAEAVRARGGRAVEAVVGPHIGACCYEFGQDDLQNLVDRLGPSVRSRTSDGQPAADLAAGVRAVLDGLSIPVAIADGTCTSCDDRYWSYRGTGTACRQAMVVVLEEAR; encoded by the coding sequence ATGGCCCGGGAACTGGTCCGACGGAGTCTCCCGTCGGGCCAAACGGCCCGGGTCGTCATGTCCGAGGCCGCCGACGGCGATCTGGCCGTCGGCGGCCCGGAGGATGTACTGACCTTCCGCCGTAAGGCGGTCGTGGCTGGCCCGTGGGCGTGGCTTCACCAGGTCCACGGAACCACAGTGGTCGACGTGTCCGAACCCGGTGCGGGTTCCGGTAGGTCGGCCGATGCCCTCGTAACGGCGACAACCGTTGCCCCTTTGTCCGTCCAGGTGGCGGACTGTGTACCGGTGGCCCTTATCTCGCCCACCGGGGTGGTGGCCATTGCACACGCGGGTTGGAGGGGCCTGGCCGACGGCGTCCTGGAACAGACCGCCGAGGCGGTCCGGGCCCGGGGAGGTAGGGCAGTGGAGGCCGTCGTAGGCCCACACATCGGTGCCTGCTGCTATGAGTTCGGGCAGGATGACCTCCAGAACCTTGTGGATCGGCTTGGACCATCTGTTCGGTCCCGGACGAGCGACGGTCAGCCGGCCGCCGATCTGGCGGCAGGAGTCCGGGCGGTGCTTGACGGCCTGTCGATCCCAGTGGCGATAGCCGACGGCACCTGTACGTCGTGCGATGACCGTTATTGGTCCTACCGGGGAACCGGGACCGCCTGTCGCCAGGCCATGGTGGTCGTTCTGGAGGAGGCACGGTGA
- the ftsZ gene encoding cell division protein FtsZ, whose protein sequence is MVGNPQNYLAVIKVVGIGGGGVNAINRMIDAGLKGVEFVAVNTDAQALLMSDADVKLDIGRNLTRGLGAGSDPEIGRQAAEEHRAEIEEALEGADMVFITAGEGGGTGTGGAPIVAEVAKAAGALTIGVVTRPFGFEGRRRSVQAEQGIVHLKDKVDTQIVIPNDRLLDISDESTPLLNAFDTADEILLQGVQGITTLITTPGLINTDFADVKMVMKDAGSALMGVGEATGDGRALNAARKAISSALLEASIEGARGILLNISGPRDLGLFEVNEAASVVHGVAHPDANIIFGTVVDDEMGSTVRVTVIAAGFDRWDGDRPSAAPVNPIPGSDAISDVFADGGDDLDVPSFLR, encoded by the coding sequence ATGGTGGGGAACCCACAGAACTACTTGGCCGTGATCAAGGTCGTCGGCATCGGTGGTGGCGGCGTGAACGCCATCAACCGAATGATCGATGCCGGCCTGAAGGGGGTCGAGTTTGTCGCCGTGAATACCGACGCCCAGGCACTTCTTATGAGTGACGCTGACGTGAAGTTAGATATCGGGAGAAATCTCACCCGGGGTCTCGGCGCCGGGAGTGACCCAGAGATCGGACGCCAGGCTGCTGAGGAGCACCGGGCAGAGATCGAGGAAGCGCTAGAGGGCGCCGACATGGTCTTCATCACGGCGGGCGAGGGTGGAGGCACCGGAACCGGTGGAGCCCCCATCGTGGCCGAGGTGGCGAAGGCTGCCGGTGCCCTGACAATCGGTGTGGTGACACGGCCATTCGGTTTCGAGGGCCGTCGGCGCTCCGTACAGGCAGAGCAAGGCATCGTTCACCTCAAGGACAAGGTCGATACACAGATAGTCATCCCCAACGATCGGCTTCTCGACATCTCTGACGAGTCGACACCACTGCTGAACGCTTTCGACACTGCCGACGAGATCCTTCTCCAGGGCGTCCAGGGAATCACGACGCTGATCACCACTCCCGGCCTGATCAACACCGACTTCGCCGACGTGAAGATGGTCATGAAGGACGCCGGGTCAGCCCTGATGGGTGTGGGAGAAGCCACCGGCGATGGCAGGGCCCTGAACGCGGCCCGCAAGGCCATCTCAAGCGCACTACTGGAAGCTTCGATTGAGGGTGCTCGCGGGATTCTCCTGAACATCTCCGGTCCACGTGACCTCGGCCTGTTTGAGGTCAACGAGGCGGCCAGCGTGGTCCACGGCGTGGCCCACCCCGACGCCAACATCATCTTCGGGACTGTGGTTGACGACGAGATGGGCAGCACCGTACGGGTGACGGTGATCGCCGCTGGCTTCGACCGGTGGGATGGCGATCGCCCGTCCGCTGCACCGGTTAACCCGATCCCCGGTTCCGACGCCATCAGCGACGTGTTCGCCGATGGCGGCGACGACCTGGACGTACCGAGCTTTCTCAGGTAG
- a CDS encoding FtsQ-type POTRA domain-containing protein: MDDHPPASPTDEPGSPDKVEAESVEEQPAVRRLWWVWSLLALVVLTVGAFAATRSVLLDVDEVLVDGVGDRLDRLLVVEVSGIRTGEPMVDVSSEVAAHRVATLPWVAEAKVVRDWPGTVRIWFVERQAVVNAVDPTGRWALLDGSATVLETPVIPEADLPTIRVDRLGAEGTRVTGIGPLLEAASAVTADLRAWIVALVPAGSGVRAELVGGVDADLGRGDDYRDEMRSLTTILSRVVLGCVVSIDVSIHENPVVRRDEVRCG; encoded by the coding sequence ATGGACGACCATCCGCCAGCCAGCCCCACCGATGAGCCGGGCTCTCCGGACAAAGTGGAGGCTGAGTCCGTCGAGGAACAGCCAGCGGTTCGGCGCCTCTGGTGGGTGTGGTCCCTGCTGGCCCTGGTCGTCCTGACTGTCGGAGCGTTCGCAGCGACCCGGTCCGTCCTCCTGGACGTGGACGAAGTGCTGGTCGACGGCGTAGGTGACCGGCTGGACCGGCTGTTGGTCGTCGAGGTGAGCGGAATCCGGACGGGTGAGCCCATGGTCGACGTGTCATCGGAAGTAGCGGCCCATCGCGTGGCCACCCTTCCCTGGGTGGCCGAGGCCAAGGTGGTGCGTGACTGGCCGGGCACAGTGCGGATCTGGTTCGTGGAGCGTCAGGCGGTGGTCAATGCGGTGGACCCGACGGGGCGATGGGCATTGCTGGACGGTTCGGCCACGGTCCTGGAGACTCCAGTGATTCCAGAAGCTGATCTGCCGACTATTCGGGTGGATCGGTTGGGGGCGGAGGGCACCCGGGTGACGGGGATCGGCCCTTTGCTTGAGGCAGCCTCGGCGGTGACGGCCGACTTAAGGGCGTGGATCGTGGCGTTGGTTCCAGCGGGAAGCGGTGTCCGCGCTGAACTGGTCGGTGGGGTGGACGCTGACCTAGGTCGGGGCGACGACTACCGGGACGAGATGCGGTCGCTTACAACCATCTTGTCTCGAGTGGTACTTGGGTGTGTGGTGTCGATCGACGTGTCGATCCATGAGAACCCGGTGGTCCGACGAGACGAAGTTCGCTGCGGCTAA
- the murB gene encoding UDP-N-acetylmuramate dehydrogenase, which produces MTPDLEAVVRFDQAMVGVELAGGILVDHPIGPMTTYRAGGRAARFVRPVDRSELEAVAAGVASAGIPVLVVGRGSNLLVADAGFGGLALQLGQAFEKVRADETTVVAGAGVSLPVLARWTVAQSLTGFEWAVGVPGSLGGAVRMNAGGHGSDMASSLVSADTVDLATGEGRRRTVADLSLGYRSSSIEQAEVVVEATIALTVGDTASGEERLADVVRWRRENQPGGQNAGSVFTNPVGDSAGRLIDEAGLKGWRFGSASVSERHANFIQVDEGGSADDVVALMDVVARRVIEVHGIRLEAETMIVGFAGQP; this is translated from the coding sequence ATGACTCCTGACCTCGAAGCGGTAGTGAGGTTCGACCAGGCCATGGTGGGGGTGGAGCTGGCCGGGGGGATCCTGGTGGATCATCCGATTGGCCCCATGACCACCTACCGGGCGGGAGGTCGCGCAGCGCGCTTTGTTCGACCGGTCGACCGATCGGAGTTGGAGGCGGTGGCTGCCGGCGTGGCCTCGGCCGGCATTCCGGTCCTGGTCGTGGGTCGGGGCTCCAACCTGCTTGTGGCCGACGCCGGATTCGGTGGGCTGGCCTTGCAGTTGGGCCAGGCCTTCGAGAAGGTTCGAGCGGATGAGACCACGGTGGTGGCAGGCGCTGGGGTGAGCCTGCCAGTCCTTGCCCGTTGGACGGTGGCCCAATCCCTCACTGGCTTCGAGTGGGCGGTGGGCGTACCGGGTTCGTTGGGTGGAGCGGTCCGGATGAATGCCGGGGGTCATGGGTCGGACATGGCGTCGAGCCTCGTGTCGGCGGACACTGTGGACCTGGCGACGGGGGAGGGGCGACGTCGGACCGTCGCGGATCTGTCGCTGGGCTACCGGTCGTCGTCCATTGAGCAGGCTGAGGTTGTCGTGGAAGCCACCATCGCTCTGACGGTTGGGGACACGGCCTCCGGTGAGGAGAGGCTCGCCGATGTAGTGCGCTGGAGACGCGAGAACCAGCCCGGAGGGCAGAACGCTGGATCAGTGTTCACCAACCCGGTTGGTGACTCGGCGGGCCGGTTGATCGACGAGGCCGGCCTGAAGGGTTGGCGGTTCGGTTCGGCATCGGTATCGGAACGCCACGCCAACTTCATCCAGGTGGACGAGGGTGGATCGGCCGACGACGTGGTGGCCCTGATGGACGTGGTGGCCCGTCGGGTGATCGAGGTGCACGGCATCCGGTTAGAAGCCGAAACGATGATTGTCGGCTTTGCCGGTCAGCCCTGA
- the murC gene encoding UDP-N-acetylmuramate--L-alanine ligase — translation MADWVPDLSRPTSVHVIGVGGAGMSAIAEVLATMGHSVSGSDLKASSGLDRLSALGVDVRVGHAADNLGDVAFVTRSTAVPDTNPECRKAVERGLPLLSRAEVLGAVSTLRDTVAVAGTHGKTTTSSMLALVLREAGLRPSFVIGGDVNEIGTGAAWDEGELFVVEADESDSSFLELSTQYGVVTNLEPDHLEHHGGFQSLVEAFDRFVDAVDGPVVVGSDDQEGAALAGRHGAETVGTADGADWVISAVEESWEGVRFSLSDPVGGSLEIVLPVPGLHNARNAATAAAAARHVGADPEAVVGALARFGGVARRFEHRGRAGGVVLVDDYAHLPTEVAATVEASRAGGFGRIVSVFQPHRYSRTESLWSSFGGAFDGSDVIFVTDVYPSGEAPRPGVSGRLIVDAVLRDRPGSDVRYVERREDLLDALVGELREGDLCLTMGAGDLTAVPDDLRQRLYDS, via the coding sequence ATGGCTGACTGGGTCCCTGACCTCTCGCGGCCGACGAGCGTGCATGTGATTGGTGTGGGCGGAGCCGGGATGAGTGCCATCGCCGAGGTGCTGGCGACCATGGGTCACTCGGTGAGCGGGTCCGACCTGAAGGCCTCCTCGGGCCTCGATCGACTCTCCGCCCTAGGGGTAGACGTACGGGTCGGGCACGCGGCGGACAACTTGGGCGACGTAGCGTTCGTGACCCGTTCTACAGCGGTGCCCGACACCAACCCGGAGTGCCGAAAGGCCGTTGAGCGCGGCCTCCCTCTCCTCAGTCGAGCCGAAGTGCTGGGTGCTGTGAGCACCCTCCGGGACACCGTGGCCGTGGCCGGGACCCACGGCAAAACGACTACCTCGTCGATGCTGGCCTTAGTGCTAAGAGAAGCCGGGCTACGACCGTCGTTCGTGATCGGAGGCGACGTCAACGAAATTGGCACCGGAGCGGCGTGGGACGAAGGCGAGCTGTTCGTGGTGGAGGCCGATGAGAGCGACAGCTCCTTTCTAGAACTCTCTACTCAGTACGGGGTAGTTACCAACCTGGAGCCCGACCACCTAGAGCACCACGGCGGCTTCCAATCTCTTGTGGAGGCCTTCGACCGGTTCGTGGATGCCGTGGACGGTCCGGTGGTGGTCGGTTCAGACGACCAGGAGGGGGCGGCTCTTGCTGGTCGGCACGGCGCCGAGACGGTGGGGACAGCCGATGGTGCCGACTGGGTCATCTCGGCAGTGGAAGAGTCGTGGGAGGGGGTCCGCTTCAGCCTGTCGGATCCTGTAGGAGGATCGCTGGAAATTGTCCTGCCAGTTCCCGGCCTTCACAACGCCCGCAACGCAGCGACAGCCGCTGCGGCCGCTCGTCACGTAGGTGCCGATCCGGAAGCAGTGGTCGGCGCCCTGGCTCGGTTCGGCGGGGTGGCTCGACGCTTCGAGCACCGGGGACGGGCAGGCGGCGTGGTACTCGTTGATGACTACGCCCACCTGCCCACCGAGGTGGCGGCGACTGTGGAGGCGTCCCGGGCGGGAGGGTTTGGCCGAATAGTCTCGGTATTCCAGCCCCACAGGTATTCGCGGACCGAGTCCCTGTGGTCCTCGTTCGGAGGGGCGTTTGACGGCTCGGACGTCATTTTCGTGACTGACGTCTACCCATCCGGCGAGGCTCCACGGCCGGGGGTGTCCGGGCGCCTGATTGTCGACGCCGTTCTGCGCGACCGCCCTGGGAGTGATGTGAGGTACGTGGAGCGACGCGAAGACCTACTTGACGCCTTGGTGGGAGAACTCCGGGAGGGGGACCTCTGCCTGACCATGGGCGCCGGGGACCTGACCGCGGTTCCCGACGACCTCAGGCAGCGCCTTTATGACTCCTGA
- the murG gene encoding undecaprenyldiphospho-muramoylpentapeptide beta-N-acetylglucosaminyltransferase → MAGGGTAGHVLPGLAVAEALVSTGVAAGRHEVHMVGSRRGIEVDLVPAAGFGLTVLPGRGIRRRFTPANVVAVLGLLVGMFRAVLLLARHRPRVVVSLGGYASVPCGVAAVLLRIPLVVAEQNAVPGAANRLLGRFARACAISFPNTDLPRAELTGNPVRSEVRSLVGQSEEARRSLGLDDRPLVVAFGGSLGARRLNRAVVDLVEGWTSGAVVIRHVVGPRGWLAGEQASEYPTGVDYRPVDYEHDLPTVLAAADLVVCRSGATTVAELAVLGVPAVLVPLPGAPGDHQTANARQHADAGGGVFFEDDRLKEGDLGNLVASLLADPGRRRAMSIAASAASKPDAAERVAGIIAHHAASRREDEPYG, encoded by the coding sequence GTGGCGGGAGGCGGGACGGCCGGCCACGTCCTGCCCGGGCTCGCCGTCGCCGAGGCGCTGGTCTCCACCGGCGTGGCAGCCGGACGACACGAGGTCCACATGGTCGGAAGCCGTCGTGGCATCGAGGTGGATCTGGTACCGGCGGCGGGCTTCGGCCTGACCGTGCTGCCTGGTCGAGGAATTCGACGCCGGTTTACCCCGGCCAACGTGGTGGCGGTGCTGGGGCTGCTGGTCGGAATGTTCCGCGCTGTCCTGCTGCTGGCCCGCCACAGGCCCCGGGTCGTCGTCTCGCTTGGCGGCTACGCCAGCGTTCCCTGTGGGGTAGCGGCGGTCCTGTTACGGATCCCCCTAGTGGTCGCCGAACAGAACGCGGTACCCGGAGCGGCGAACCGCCTGCTTGGGCGATTCGCCCGAGCCTGTGCGATCTCCTTCCCCAACACCGACCTGCCCCGCGCCGAACTCACCGGCAATCCGGTTCGGTCTGAGGTCCGATCCTTGGTGGGTCAGAGCGAGGAGGCCCGTCGTTCCCTTGGGCTGGATGACCGCCCTCTGGTAGTCGCTTTCGGGGGTTCGTTGGGGGCGCGGCGACTCAACCGTGCCGTAGTTGACCTGGTGGAGGGCTGGACCAGTGGCGCCGTGGTCATCCGACACGTCGTGGGTCCCCGAGGCTGGTTGGCCGGGGAGCAGGCTTCGGAGTACCCCACCGGGGTGGACTACCGGCCGGTGGACTACGAGCACGACCTACCAACCGTCCTGGCCGCCGCCGACCTGGTCGTCTGCCGTTCAGGAGCTACCACGGTGGCCGAGTTGGCCGTCCTCGGGGTGCCGGCGGTGTTGGTGCCCCTCCCAGGGGCTCCCGGCGACCACCAGACGGCCAACGCCCGGCAGCACGCTGATGCTGGGGGCGGGGTCTTCTTTGAAGACGACCGCCTCAAGGAAGGAGACTTGGGGAACCTGGTGGCCTCGCTGCTGGCCGACCCGGGGAGGCGCCGGGCCATGTCGATAGCGGCCTCGGCGGCGTCGAAGCCCGATGCCGCCGAACGGGTAGCGGGAATCATCGCCCACCACGCGGCCTCCCGGCGAGAGGATGAGCCTTATGGCTGA
- the ftsW gene encoding putative lipid II flippase FtsW, which produces MSAAREKVAADRATSRPTGPVRAGSGRSVRFLVLWSTAMLLGLLGMVMVLSSSSVSDLRDYDDAWYHLRRQVVWVALGLAGLFTALRFDYRRLRHLARPGLILAVVLLVLVLIPGVGTRVNGSARWLGVRDVTFQPSEFAKLAVIVFGANLLANRSSGSTRLTLWPMLVVLMGVGGLVFLEPDLGTTVVLAAIVASLLFFAGLRLDALLVTGTVGLGLVAGMSMSASYRRDRLFSLFDPWNDPLNTGWQTIQAGVAISSGGLWGAGLGASRAKWGFLPFAQTDFIFAIVAEELGFLAAMAVILAYLVLGVMGLSTALRAPDRFGQLLAAGITSWILIQAFVNIGAVLGLLPITGVPLPFVSYGGSSTILSLTAFGILLNIARQTP; this is translated from the coding sequence GTGAGTGCGGCGCGGGAAAAGGTGGCCGCCGACCGGGCTACCTCCAGGCCGACGGGGCCTGTTCGTGCCGGTTCCGGGCGCTCGGTCCGGTTCCTGGTTCTCTGGTCGACGGCCATGCTCCTGGGCCTCTTGGGCATGGTCATGGTCCTCTCGTCCTCGTCGGTTTCGGACCTTCGGGACTACGACGACGCCTGGTACCACCTGCGCCGCCAGGTGGTATGGGTGGCCCTTGGGCTAGCCGGTCTGTTTACTGCCCTGCGGTTCGACTACCGCCGCCTACGCCACCTAGCCCGACCCGGACTCATCCTGGCTGTGGTGCTGCTGGTGTTGGTCCTGATCCCCGGGGTGGGTACCCGGGTCAACGGTTCGGCCCGGTGGCTTGGTGTTCGGGACGTCACCTTCCAGCCGTCGGAGTTCGCCAAGTTGGCCGTCATCGTGTTCGGGGCCAACCTGCTGGCGAACCGGTCGTCAGGGTCCACCCGCCTGACACTGTGGCCCATGCTCGTCGTACTGATGGGTGTTGGCGGCCTCGTCTTCCTCGAACCAGACCTTGGAACGACGGTGGTCCTGGCTGCCATCGTGGCGTCGCTCCTGTTCTTCGCCGGCCTTCGGTTGGACGCCTTGCTCGTGACCGGCACAGTGGGCCTAGGGCTGGTGGCCGGGATGAGCATGAGTGCCAGCTACCGGCGGGACCGACTGTTCTCCCTCTTTGATCCCTGGAATGATCCTCTGAACACGGGTTGGCAGACCATCCAGGCCGGAGTGGCCATCTCCAGTGGGGGCCTCTGGGGGGCGGGTCTTGGCGCCAGCCGGGCCAAATGGGGCTTCCTGCCCTTCGCCCAAACCGACTTCATCTTCGCCATCGTGGCCGAGGAGCTCGGGTTTCTCGCTGCTATGGCAGTGATCCTGGCCTACCTAGTCCTCGGCGTGATGGGTCTCTCCACGGCGCTGCGAGCCCCAGACCGCTTCGGACAGCTGTTGGCGGCCGGGATCACCTCTTGGATCCTTATCCAGGCCTTCGTGAACATCGGTGCCGTCCTCGGCCTTCTCCCCATCACCGGAGTACCTCTCCCATTTGTGTCCTATGGCGGCAGTTCCACCATTCTGAGTCTCACGGCGTTCGGGATCTTGCTGAACATCGCTCGCCAGACGCCATGA
- the murD gene encoding UDP-N-acetylmuramoyl-L-alanine--D-glutamate ligase, whose protein sequence is MSSRVLVLGLGVAGRAALEALARREIDTLAVDDAPGDEARACAVRLGIELVEAPRPGSWPELVGQVNEVVIAPGVPDRHPVFAAARTAGVAVLDESDLAFRWDDRPRYAVTGTNGKTTVVTLVADMLERSGRRVVLAGNTDTPLVAAIEDPEADAFVVEASSFRLGHAERFRATPAAWLNFAPDHLDVHADLAAYEAAKARVWEGIGSPADAVANLADPVVAAHAPPGATGFGTDDADCRVEGGRLMLDGNEVVAVADLPRTMPHDLLNAQAACALAVRAGATTEACAGSLTGFTGLAHRMAFVAEVAGVRYVDDSKATTPHATLAALAGLTGAVLIAGGRNKGLDLAPLAEGCPRAVVAIGEAAGAVVVVYEGRCPVVTAESMDEAVSLAHRLADGTGTVLLSPGCSSFDWYGSYDERGRDFQRLVGALAGTVGR, encoded by the coding sequence GTGAGCAGCCGCGTACTGGTTCTCGGGCTGGGCGTGGCCGGCCGGGCCGCTCTGGAGGCGCTGGCCCGGCGCGAGATCGACACTCTGGCTGTGGACGACGCTCCCGGTGACGAGGCCCGGGCCTGTGCGGTCCGCTTGGGTATTGAGTTAGTGGAGGCGCCTCGACCCGGCTCGTGGCCTGAGCTGGTGGGGCAGGTCAACGAAGTGGTGATAGCTCCCGGTGTGCCGGACCGCCACCCGGTCTTCGCGGCGGCGCGGACGGCTGGGGTGGCTGTGCTTGATGAGTCGGACCTGGCCTTCCGTTGGGACGACCGACCCCGGTACGCGGTGACGGGAACGAACGGCAAGACCACCGTGGTCACCCTGGTGGCCGACATGCTCGAGCGTTCGGGGCGACGGGTCGTCCTGGCCGGTAATACCGACACCCCGTTGGTGGCGGCCATCGAAGATCCGGAGGCCGATGCCTTCGTCGTCGAGGCGTCTTCGTTTCGCCTGGGCCATGCTGAACGTTTCCGGGCCACCCCGGCGGCGTGGCTGAACTTCGCCCCCGACCACCTGGACGTCCACGCCGACCTAGCGGCCTACGAGGCGGCCAAAGCCCGGGTATGGGAGGGGATCGGGTCGCCGGCCGACGCGGTGGCCAATCTGGCTGACCCCGTGGTGGCCGCCCACGCTCCACCGGGCGCCACCGGCTTCGGGACTGACGACGCTGACTGCCGCGTGGAAGGGGGACGCTTGATGTTGGACGGGAATGAGGTGGTGGCAGTGGCCGACCTACCGCGCACCATGCCTCATGACCTCCTGAACGCTCAGGCGGCCTGTGCGCTGGCCGTCCGGGCTGGGGCCACGACGGAGGCCTGTGCCGGGTCGTTGACTGGCTTCACGGGTCTAGCCCACCGAATGGCCTTCGTGGCTGAGGTGGCCGGGGTCCGCTATGTGGACGACAGCAAGGCCACCACACCCCACGCCACCCTGGCCGCATTAGCTGGACTCACCGGGGCGGTGCTTATCGCCGGAGGGCGAAATAAGGGACTGGACCTGGCACCCCTGGCCGAGGGGTGTCCGCGAGCCGTGGTGGCCATCGGAGAGGCGGCCGGCGCCGTGGTGGTCGTCTACGAGGGCCGCTGTCCGGTGGTGACCGCGGAGAGCATGGACGAGGCGGTTTCCCTAGCTCATCGGTTGGCAGATGGGACGGGAACCGTGCTGCTTTCACCGGGCTGCTCCTCTTTCGACTGGTACGGCTCGTACGACGAAAGGGGCCGGGACTTCCAGCGACTGGTCGGTGCCCTGGCAGGGACGGTAGGGCGGTGA
- the mraY gene encoding phospho-N-acetylmuramoyl-pentapeptide-transferase yields MIRLLLAAAIAMATALLGTRLLIGWLTRLRIGQPIRDDGPEGHATKAGTPTMGGLAIVGGAFLGYVLSDLYRGIYTRSGIFVMLAIIGAGAVGLVDDWIKVVRERSLGLSKRAKMLGLLGVAAAFAVLMLEHAPTHTQLSFTRFDQPGLEMGSALWAVWAVLLITGSANAVNLTDGLDGLAAGAGTFCFGAYTVVGFWQFRYPETYDVAHALDLAVVAAAMAGGCLGFLWWNAAPARIFMGDTGSLAIGTGLAALALATNTHLLLPVVAGLFVVETVSVILQVGSYRLFGGRRVFRMAPIHHHFELGGLPETTVIIRFWIMSGLCTAVGLGIFYADSIATGVTGMIGQ; encoded by the coding sequence ATGATCCGGCTACTCCTGGCGGCGGCGATCGCTATGGCCACCGCCCTACTCGGTACTCGGCTATTGATCGGGTGGCTAACCCGACTCCGGATAGGCCAGCCCATCCGCGACGATGGCCCCGAGGGCCACGCCACCAAGGCGGGGACCCCCACCATGGGCGGCCTTGCCATCGTTGGCGGGGCGTTTTTGGGCTACGTCCTCAGCGACCTCTACCGGGGGATCTATACGCGGAGCGGGATCTTCGTGATGCTGGCCATCATCGGGGCGGGTGCTGTTGGCCTGGTAGATGACTGGATCAAGGTCGTTCGTGAGCGCAGCTTGGGGCTCAGTAAGCGGGCCAAGATGCTCGGGCTCCTCGGGGTGGCGGCCGCGTTCGCGGTTCTGATGCTGGAGCATGCGCCGACCCACACCCAGCTCTCGTTCACCCGGTTCGACCAGCCTGGCCTGGAGATGGGTTCCGCCCTGTGGGCGGTCTGGGCCGTCCTCCTCATTACTGGTTCAGCCAACGCGGTGAACCTTACGGACGGCTTGGACGGACTGGCCGCTGGCGCTGGAACGTTCTGCTTCGGTGCCTACACGGTGGTGGGGTTTTGGCAGTTCCGGTATCCGGAGACCTACGACGTGGCCCACGCCCTGGATCTGGCGGTGGTCGCCGCGGCGATGGCCGGGGGCTGCCTGGGCTTTCTGTGGTGGAACGCCGCTCCGGCCCGGATCTTCATGGGAGACACGGGGTCGCTGGCCATCGGTACCGGCCTGGCTGCCCTGGCTCTGGCCACCAACACCCATCTGCTGCTTCCAGTCGTGGCCGGGTTGTTCGTGGTCGAGACGGTTTCTGTCATCCTCCAGGTTGGTAGCTACCGGCTGTTCGGGGGGCGTCGGGTGTTCCGCATGGCCCCGATCCACCATCACTTTGAGTTGGGAGGTCTTCCCGAGACCACTGTCATCATCCGGTTTTGGATCATGTCCGGCCTGTGTACGGCAGTTGGTCTTGGTATTTTCTATGCCGACTCCATCGCCACTGGGGTGACCGGCATGATCGGCCAGTGA